In one window of Agrobacterium larrymoorei DNA:
- the flgC gene encoding flagellar basal body rod protein FlgC, whose amino-acid sequence MVDSLSSSLKIAGSGMEAQATRLRIVSENIANSRTTGDTPGADPYRRKTITFANEMDRTSGTNLVGVKKLGVDKSDFTQEYDPDSPAADEKGMVKLPNVNMLIEMADLREANRSYEANLQVIKQTRDLITSTIDLLKAQ is encoded by the coding sequence ATGGTCGATTCTCTCTCCTCTTCCCTGAAGATTGCAGGCAGCGGCATGGAAGCGCAGGCAACGCGTCTGCGCATCGTTTCGGAAAACATCGCCAACTCGCGCACGACCGGCGACACCCCCGGTGCCGACCCCTATCGCCGCAAGACGATTACCTTCGCCAACGAGATGGACCGCACCAGCGGCACCAATCTGGTGGGTGTCAAAAAGCTCGGCGTCGATAAGTCCGATTTCACGCAGGAATACGACCCGGACAGCCCGGCTGCGGACGAAAAGGGCATGGTGAAGCTACCGAACGTCAACATGCTGATCGAGATGGCCGACCTTCGCGAAGCCAACCGCAGCTACGAAGCCAATCTTCAGGTGATCAAGCAGACACGCGACCTGATCACCTCAACCATCGACCTATTGAAGGCTCAGTGA
- a CDS encoding flagellar hook-basal body complex protein FliE translates to MIDSISSVKSLTNNSTLDSVKDVASGLSSLAGAAVSTAATAATGPTFASVLGGVAQDAVDSLKKSETMSFAGIQGKANTREVVDAVMQADQTLKTAVALRDKIVSAYLDVVKMQI, encoded by the coding sequence ATGATCGATTCTATCAGCAGCGTAAAATCGCTGACCAACAATTCCACCCTCGACAGCGTCAAGGATGTCGCCAGCGGGCTGTCTTCGCTTGCAGGTGCCGCGGTTTCCACCGCCGCCACGGCTGCAACCGGCCCCACCTTTGCCAGCGTGCTGGGTGGCGTGGCGCAGGATGCGGTCGACTCGCTGAAGAAGAGCGAAACCATGTCGTTCGCCGGAATTCAGGGCAAGGCCAATACCCGTGAAGTCGTGGATGCCGTGATGCAGGCCGACCAAACCTTGAAGACCGCGGTAGCGCTCAGAGACAAGATCGTCTCGGCCTATCTCGACGTCGTGAAAATGCAGATCTGA